One window of Fusobacterium polymorphum genomic DNA carries:
- a CDS encoding dicarboxylate/amino acid:cation symporter, producing the protein MENEKKGDTLIIKLVLGVIAGIIIGLVSNEQVISVILPIKFFLGELIFFVVPFIIIGFIAPAITQLKSNASKMLLTMLGLSYLSSIGAAFFSATAGYILIPKLNIVSNVEGLKELPAILFKVQIPPAISVMGALVLALLMGLAVVWTNSKRTEELLNEFNNIMLMIVNKIIIPILPIFIATTFATLAYEGSITKQLPVFLKVIVIVLIGHYIWLAILYTIGGIVSGKNPWSLLKHYGPAYMTAVGTMSSAATLPVSLKCVRKSGVLDEEITNFAIPLGATTHLCGSVLTETFFVMVVSKILYGDVPPVGTMILFIVLLGIFAVGAPGVPGGTVLASLGLIISVLGFDETGTALMITIFALQDSFGTACNITGDGALALILNGIFKKKQTN; encoded by the coding sequence ATGGAAAACGAAAAAAAAGGAGATACTCTGATAATTAAGTTAGTTCTTGGAGTGATAGCTGGGATAATTATAGGATTAGTTTCAAATGAACAAGTAATTTCTGTAATTTTACCAATTAAGTTTTTTTTAGGAGAATTAATATTCTTTGTTGTACCATTTATTATAATTGGTTTTATTGCACCTGCAATAACTCAATTAAAATCAAATGCTAGTAAGATGTTATTAACTATGTTAGGTTTATCTTATTTATCATCTATTGGAGCTGCATTTTTCTCTGCAACTGCTGGATATATATTGATACCAAAATTAAATATTGTTTCTAATGTTGAAGGTTTAAAAGAATTACCTGCAATTTTATTTAAGGTTCAAATTCCACCAGCAATTTCAGTAATGGGAGCTTTGGTATTAGCTTTGCTTATGGGACTTGCTGTTGTATGGACTAATTCAAAAAGAACAGAAGAATTATTGAATGAATTTAATAATATTATGTTAATGATAGTAAATAAAATAATAATTCCTATATTACCAATATTTATAGCAACAACATTTGCAACTCTTGCTTATGAAGGAAGTATTACAAAACAATTACCAGTATTCTTAAAAGTAATTGTAATTGTACTAATAGGACATTACATTTGGCTTGCTATTTTATATACTATTGGTGGTATAGTTTCTGGAAAAAATCCTTGGTCTTTATTAAAACATTATGGACCAGCATATATGACAGCTGTTGGAACAATGTCATCAGCTGCAACTTTACCAGTTAGCTTGAAATGTGTAAGAAAATCTGGTGTATTAGATGAAGAAATAACTAACTTTGCTATTCCATTAGGTGCTACTACTCACCTATGTGGTTCTGTTTTAACTGAAACATTCTTTGTTATGGTAGTTTCTAAAATACTTTATGGAGATGTACCTCCTGTTGGAACAATGATATTATTTATTGTTTTATTAGGAATATTTGCAGTTGGAGCACCAGGAGTACCAGGAGGAACAGTTCTTGCATCACTAGGACTTATAATTTCTGTTTTAGGTTTTGATGAAACTGGAACTGCTTTAATGATAACAATATTTGCTTTACAAGATAGCTTTGGAACTGCTTGTAATATTACAGGTGATGGAGCTTTAGCTCTTATTCTTAATGGAATATTTAAAAAGAAACAAACAAATTAA
- a CDS encoding serine dehydratase subunit alpha family protein — protein METKIEKVLKILEEEIVAAEGCTEPIALSYAAAKARRILGTVPNKVDVFLSGNIIKNVKSVTIPNSEGMIGIEPAIAMGMIAGDDEKELMVISDVTHEQVEEVKKFLDKNIIQTHVYPGDIKLYIRLEISTGEDNVLLEIKHTHTNITRILKNGKILLSQICNDGDFNSSLTDRKVLTVKFIYDLAKIIDIDLIKPIFEKVITYNSAIAEEGLKGKYGVNIGKMILDNIERGIYGNDIRNKAASYASAGSDARMSGCGLPVMTTSGSGNQGMTASLPIIKFAAEKNLTEEELIRGLFVSHLTTIHVKTNVGRLSAYCGAICAASGVAAALTFLHGGSYEMVCDAITNILGNLSGVICDGAKASCAMKISSGIYSAFDATMLALHKDVLKSGDGIVGVDIEETIRNVGELAQCGMKGTDETILGIMTK, from the coding sequence ATGGAAACTAAAATTGAAAAAGTTCTTAAAATTCTTGAAGAAGAAATTGTGGCAGCGGAAGGTTGTACAGAACCAATAGCACTGTCATATGCAGCTGCAAAAGCAAGAAGAATTTTAGGTACTGTTCCCAATAAAGTTGATGTTTTCTTATCAGGAAATATAATTAAGAATGTAAAAAGTGTTACTATTCCAAATAGTGAGGGAATGATTGGAATAGAGCCAGCTATTGCTATGGGTATGATAGCTGGAGATGATGAAAAAGAACTTATGGTTATAAGTGATGTTACACATGAACAAGTGGAAGAAGTAAAAAAGTTTTTAGATAAAAATATTATACAAACTCATGTTTATCCAGGAGATATAAAATTATATATAAGATTAGAAATTTCAACTGGAGAAGACAATGTTCTTTTAGAAATAAAACACACTCATACTAATATAACTAGAATTTTGAAAAATGGTAAAATTTTACTAAGTCAAATTTGTAATGATGGCGATTTTAATTCATCACTTACTGATAGAAAAGTTCTAACTGTAAAATTTATTTATGATTTAGCAAAAATAATAGATATTGATTTAATAAAACCAATTTTTGAAAAAGTGATTACCTATAATTCTGCAATAGCAGAAGAAGGATTAAAAGGAAAGTATGGAGTAAATATTGGAAAAATGATACTTGATAATATTGAAAGAGGTATCTATGGTAATGATATAAGAAACAAAGCAGCTAGTTATGCTAGTGCTGGAAGTGATGCCAGAATGAGTGGCTGTGGTTTACCTGTTATGACAACAAGTGGAAGTGGAAATCAAGGTATGACGGCTTCTTTACCTATAATCAAATTTGCTGCTGAAAAAAATTTAACAGAAGAAGAATTAATTAGAGGATTATTTGTTTCACATCTTACAACTATTCATGTTAAAACAAATGTTGGTAGACTTTCTGCTTATTGTGGTGCTATATGTGCTGCTTCTGGTGTTGCTGCTGCTCTTACATTTTTACATGGTGGAAGTTATGAAATGGTTTGCGATGCTATAACTAATATTTTGGGAAACCTTTCAGGTGTTATTTGTGATGGTGCAAAGGCTTCATGTGCAATGAAAATATCCTCTGGAATTTATTCAGCTTTTGATGCAACTATGCTTGCTTTACATAAAGATGTTTTAAAATCTGGTGATGGAATAGTTGGAGTAGATATTGAAGAAACAATAAGAAATGTTGGAGAACTTGCTCAATGTGGTATGAAGGGTACTGATGAAACTATATTAGGGATTATGACTAAATAA
- a CDS encoding toxin-antitoxin system YwqK family antitoxin, translating to MEKKFKLLLLALGALTLFSACSSVYTDDEMRARGMMMVLSKTMGSTSFEKRWKTTNKAAIIDSFKNGERDGEFKRYYLNGNLLMRYYFKAENVEGPWEDYYPNGKLLMSGQMKANKEVGNWKYYDENGNLLGEAPYNQIPKAIRDAKEKNIDQFWKDIKSGK from the coding sequence ATGGAGAAAAAATTTAAACTATTACTATTAGCTTTAGGAGCATTAACTTTATTTTCAGCTTGCTCATCTGTTTACACTGATGATGAAATGAGAGCTAGAGGTATGATGATGGTTCTATCAAAAACTATGGGATCTACTTCTTTTGAAAAAAGATGGAAAACAACTAATAAAGCTGCAATTATAGATAGCTTTAAAAATGGTGAAAGAGATGGAGAGTTTAAAAGATATTATCTAAATGGAAATCTTCTTATGAGATACTATTTTAAAGCAGAGAATGTTGAAGGTCCTTGGGAAGATTACTATCCAAATGGGAAATTATTGATGAGCGGACAAATGAAAGCAAATAAGGAAGTAGGAAATTGGAAGTACTATGATGAAAATGGAAACTTACTTGGAGAAGCTCCTTATAATCAAATTCCAAAAGCAATAAGAGATGCTAAAGAAAAAAATATAGATCAATTTTGGAAAGATATTAAAAGTGGAAAATAA
- a CDS encoding M3 family oligoendopeptidase, protein MKFKDMPYTRPDMEKVKKIFKETKEKIENANSALEQIKIIEEFANFKKDLYTTIEIANIRLSIDTTDEFYENENNFFNENKPIIETLNTEVSRAIYNSKFRDELENKFGKHYFKLLECKLVLNEKAIPFMQKENALSTKYDKIIANSKIIFRGKEYTVSQMPPLLQNSDREFRKEAYQAKAKFFEEHQEEFDNIYDEMVKVRTEMAHALGYENYVDLQYKLLNRTDYNHEDVAKYREKVLKTLTPLAIKIREKQAERLGIKDFKYFDEACDFKDGNSNPNGDVDFIVKNAQKMYNELSPETGKFFDFMVENELMDLVAKPKKRVGGYCTSLDKYKSPFIFSNFNGTKGDIDVITHEAGHAFQCYMSQYQLLPEYVWPTYDAAEIHSMSMEFLTWPWMELFFGENANKFKYSALKGALTFIPYGVTIDHFQHYVYENPNATPAERRKKYHELELMYKPDLDYDNAFYDSGAFWFAQGHVFWAPFYYIDYTLAQVCAFQYLLKYLDNKEKTLKEYTTLCKAGGSKSFFDLIEIGKLKNPMNTDILEEIVPKLEELLKNIEI, encoded by the coding sequence ATGAAATTTAAAGATATGCCATATACTAGACCAGATATGGAAAAAGTTAAAAAAATTTTTAAAGAGACAAAAGAAAAAATTGAAAATGCTAATTCTGCTCTTGAACAAATTAAAATAATTGAAGAATTTGCAAACTTTAAAAAAGATTTATATACAACTATTGAAATAGCAAATATTCGTCTTAGTATAGATACAACAGATGAATTTTATGAAAATGAAAATAACTTTTTTAATGAAAATAAACCTATCATTGAAACTCTAAATACAGAAGTCTCAAGAGCAATATATAATTCAAAGTTTAGAGATGAACTAGAAAATAAGTTTGGAAAACATTATTTTAAACTTTTAGAATGTAAGTTGGTTTTAAATGAAAAAGCTATTCCTTTTATGCAAAAAGAAAATGCTTTATCTACAAAATATGATAAGATAATTGCCAATTCAAAAATTATATTTAGAGGAAAAGAATATACAGTTTCTCAAATGCCACCTCTTTTGCAAAATTCAGATAGAGAATTTAGAAAAGAAGCATATCAAGCTAAAGCAAAATTCTTTGAAGAACATCAAGAAGAATTTGATAATATTTATGATGAAATGGTAAAAGTTAGAACTGAAATGGCTCATGCACTAGGTTATGAAAATTATGTTGACTTACAATATAAATTATTGAATAGAACAGACTATAATCATGAAGATGTAGCTAAATATAGAGAAAAAGTATTGAAAACATTAACTCCTTTAGCAATAAAAATAAGAGAAAAACAAGCTGAAAGATTAGGTATAAAAGACTTTAAATATTTTGATGAAGCTTGTGACTTTAAAGATGGGAATTCAAATCCTAATGGAGATGTTGATTTTATAGTTAAGAATGCACAAAAAATGTATAATGAATTAAGTCCTGAAACAGGTAAATTCTTTGATTTTATGGTAGAAAATGAATTGATGGACTTAGTTGCTAAACCTAAAAAACGTGTAGGAGGGTATTGTACAAGTCTTGATAAATATAAGTCACCTTTTATTTTTTCAAATTTTAATGGAACAAAAGGAGATATTGATGTTATAACCCATGAAGCTGGTCATGCTTTTCAATGCTATATGTCACAATATCAACTTCTTCCAGAATATGTTTGGCCTACTTATGATGCAGCTGAAATACATTCTATGAGTATGGAATTCTTAACTTGGCCTTGGATGGAATTATTTTTCGGTGAAAATGCTAATAAGTTTAAGTATTCTGCTTTGAAGGGAGCACTGACTTTTATACCTTATGGAGTTACAATAGACCATTTTCAACATTATGTATATGAAAATCCTAATGCTACACCAGCAGAAAGAAGAAAAAAGTATCATGAGTTAGAATTAATGTATAAACCTGATTTAGATTATGATAATGCTTTTTATGATAGTGGTGCATTTTGGTTTGCACAAGGACATGTATTTTGGGCACCTTTCTATTATATAGATTATACTCTTGCACAGGTATGTGCTTTTCAATATCTTCTAAAATATTTAGATAACAAAGAAAAAACTTTAAAAGAATATACAACTCTTTGTAAAGCAGGAGGCTCAAAATCCTTCTTTGATTTGATAGAAATAGGAAAGCTTAAAAATCCTATGAATACAGATATTTTAGAAGAAATAGTTCCTAAATTAGAAGAACTTTTAAAAAATATTGAAATATAA
- a CDS encoding DUF6612 family protein: MKNSLKKLLFVVLTVFSVIFIGACGKSKVDKKEVIEKFIAASESMKSGDMLINVKMAQNLDGNKTNMDMTIDASIIQEPLAMKMEIGIPSQNVKMKTFIKDNIMYIQNPVDNQWFTQPITDELANQFKGYMNSSNEVYNAMKDNLDKIDIDEKDGNYIITISKNSDFLQEAMKKQLANTNTAGSQIGDNVKIENIAVKYVVDKNTYLASSSLISFDFEMQGMKISMEMDTKMTNINNVTDIVVPEEAKNAQPVPAN; this comes from the coding sequence ATGAAAAATTCATTAAAAAAATTATTATTTGTAGTATTAACAGTATTTTCTGTAATTTTTATAGGAGCTTGTGGAAAAAGTAAGGTTGATAAAAAAGAAGTTATAGAAAAGTTTATTGCTGCATCTGAAAGTATGAAGAGTGGAGATATGCTTATAAATGTAAAAATGGCACAAAACTTAGATGGCAATAAGACTAATATGGATATGACAATAGATGCCTCTATAATTCAAGAACCTCTTGCAATGAAAATGGAAATTGGAATACCTTCTCAAAATGTTAAAATGAAGACTTTTATAAAAGATAATATTATGTATATTCAAAATCCAGTTGATAATCAATGGTTTACACAACCTATTACTGATGAACTAGCTAATCAGTTTAAAGGTTATATGAATAGCTCTAATGAAGTTTATAATGCTATGAAAGATAATTTAGATAAAATTGATATTGATGAAAAAGATGGAAATTATATAATTACAATTTCAAAAAATTCTGATTTCTTACAAGAAGCTATGAAAAAGCAACTTGCAAATACAAATACAGCTGGAAGTCAAATAGGAGATAATGTTAAAATTGAAAATATAGCTGTGAAATATGTAGTAGATAAAAATACATATTTAGCATCTTCTTCACTTATATCTTTTGATTTTGAAATGCAAGGAATGAAAATATCTATGGAAATGGATACAAAAATGACTAACATAAATAATGTTACAGATATTGTTGTTCCAGAAGAAGCTAAAAATGCACAACCAGTGCCAGCAAATTAA
- the nagB gene encoding glucosamine-6-phosphate deaminase codes for MRFIVTANKRAGDWGAIYIAKKIKEFNPSPEKKFVLGLPTGSTPLQMYKRLIQFNKEGIISFKNVITFNMDEYVGLPKTHPQSYHYYMFNNFFNHIDIDKENINILNGMAKNYNEECRKYEEKILEVGGIDLFLGGVGVDGHIAFNEPGSSFKSRTREKQLTEDTIIANSRFFNNDITKVPQSALTVGVNTIMDAKEVLIMVEGNNKARALHMGIEEGINHMWTISALQLHEKAIIVADEDACAELKVATYKYYKDIEKKSYNVDKLIETLYKK; via the coding sequence ATGAGATTTATTGTAACTGCTAATAAAAGAGCTGGCGACTGGGGAGCTATCTACATTGCAAAAAAAATAAAGGAATTTAATCCTAGTCCTGAAAAAAAATTTGTATTAGGTTTACCAACTGGTAGTACACCATTACAAATGTATAAAAGATTGATACAATTCAATAAAGAGGGGATTATTAGCTTTAAAAATGTGATTACATTTAATATGGATGAATATGTTGGACTTCCCAAAACTCATCCACAAAGTTATCATTATTATATGTTTAATAATTTTTTCAATCATATTGATATAGATAAGGAAAATATTAACATTTTAAATGGAATGGCTAAAAATTATAATGAAGAGTGTAGAAAATATGAAGAAAAAATTTTAGAAGTTGGAGGAATAGATTTATTTTTAGGTGGTGTAGGTGTTGATGGACATATTGCTTTTAATGAACCTGGTTCATCTTTTAAATCAAGAACAAGAGAAAAACAACTTACAGAGGATACTATAATTGCTAATTCAAGATTTTTTAATAATGATATTACAAAAGTTCCTCAATCTGCTTTAACTGTTGGAGTAAATACAATTATGGATGCAAAAGAAGTTTTAATAATGGTTGAAGGAAATAATAAAGCAAGAGCATTGCATATGGGAATTGAAGAAGGAATAAATCATATGTGGACTATATCAGCCTTACAATTACATGAAAAAGCCATTATTGTTGCCGACGAAGATGCTTGTGCGGAACTTAAAGTTGCAACTTATAAATATTATAAAGATATTGAAAAGAAAAGTTATAATGTAGATAAATTAATTGAAACTTTATATAAAAAATAA
- a CDS encoding TIGR01212 family radical SAM protein (This family includes YhcC from E. coli K-12, an uncharacterized radical SAM protein.) yields MIRKIYTLNNFLKEKFNEKIYKVSLDGGFTCPNRDGKVSKGGCIFCSENGSGDFTSGKLKSIHQQIDEQIELVAKKYKGDKYIAYFQNFTNTYADVNYLRKIYEEALSHKNIVGLAIATRPDCLEDDILDLLDKLNKKTFLWIELGLQTINDEVAKYFNRAYETKIYEEATKKLNKLNIKFVTHIIIGLPKEENDDYLKTAIFSQNCGTWGLKLHLMYVVKNTSLEGLYKSGNLKVHTKEEYVEKIVNVLENISPEIVIHRMTGDGDRETLVAPLWSIKKIDVLNSIHKELKRQNTYQGRLNIK; encoded by the coding sequence ATGATAAGAAAAATTTATACATTAAATAATTTTCTAAAAGAAAAATTTAATGAAAAAATATATAAAGTTTCTCTTGATGGAGGTTTTACCTGTCCTAATAGAGATGGGAAAGTTTCAAAGGGAGGCTGTATATTTTGTAGTGAAAATGGAAGTGGTGATTTCACTTCTGGAAAATTGAAATCTATTCATCAACAAATAGATGAACAGATAGAATTGGTAGCAAAAAAATATAAAGGAGACAAATATATAGCTTACTTTCAAAACTTTACAAATACTTATGCAGATGTCAATTATCTAAGAAAAATTTATGAAGAGGCATTATCACATAAAAATATAGTAGGACTTGCAATAGCAACTAGACCTGATTGTTTAGAAGATGATATTTTAGATTTATTAGATAAATTAAATAAAAAAACTTTTCTTTGGATTGAATTAGGTTTACAAACAATAAATGATGAAGTTGCTAAATATTTTAATCGTGCTTATGAAACAAAGATTTATGAAGAAGCTACAAAAAAATTAAATAAGTTAAATATAAAATTTGTTACACATATAATAATTGGTTTACCAAAAGAGGAAAATGATGACTATTTAAAAACAGCTATTTTTTCACAAAATTGTGGAACTTGGGGATTAAAACTTCATCTTATGTATGTTGTTAAAAATACTTCATTAGAAGGGCTCTATAAAAGTGGAAATTTGAAAGTTCATACTAAAGAAGAGTATGTTGAAAAGATAGTAAATGTTTTAGAAAATATTTCTCCTGAAATAGTTATTCACAGAATGACTGGAGATGGAGATAGGGAAACATTAGTTGCTCCTCTATGGAGTATTAAAAAGATAGATGTTTTAAACTCAATACATAAAGAATTAAAAAGACAAAATACTTATCAAGGGAGATTAAATATTAAATAA
- a CDS encoding formate/nitrite transporter family protein: protein MADGHKTPSELVDYMITVGIDKATKPLFKLMLLGIFGGAFIALGGAGNIISASTLAKTDPGLAKFVGACVFPVGLIMVVILGSELFTSNCLLSVAYTNKKINFTQLIRNLVTVYLFNYVGSFIVAYITVRGGSFNADSLDYLQNIATHKVHADAYVLFIKGILCNVLVCGAVLLSYTSKDTIGKLVGAWLPIMLFVLIGYDHSIANMFYLTAAKLADSSLEVSLILYNLFYVTLGNILGGMAIGLPLYFCYYKKQA, encoded by the coding sequence ATGGCTGATGGACACAAAACACCATCTGAATTAGTGGATTATATGATTACAGTTGGGATTGATAAGGCAACAAAACCCTTATTCAAACTAATGTTACTTGGAATTTTTGGAGGAGCTTTTATAGCTTTAGGAGGAGCAGGAAATATTATATCAGCTTCAACTTTAGCAAAGACTGACCCAGGGCTTGCAAAATTTGTAGGAGCATGTGTATTCCCAGTTGGACTTATTATGGTTGTAATTCTTGGTTCTGAATTATTTACAAGTAATTGTTTACTTTCAGTTGCTTATACTAATAAGAAAATTAATTTTACTCAACTTATTAGAAATCTTGTAACAGTTTACCTTTTTAATTATGTAGGAAGTTTTATTGTGGCATATATAACAGTAAGAGGTGGAAGTTTCAATGCTGATTCATTAGATTATTTACAAAATATAGCAACTCATAAAGTTCATGCTGATGCTTATGTTCTTTTTATAAAAGGAATACTATGTAATGTACTTGTATGTGGAGCAGTTCTTCTTAGTTATACTTCAAAAGATACTATTGGAAAATTAGTAGGAGCTTGGCTACCAATAATGTTATTTGTTCTTATTGGATATGATCACTCCATAGCCAATATGTTCTATCTAACAGCCGCAAAATTAGCTGATTCAAGTTTAGAAGTTTCTTTGATACTTTATAATTTATTCTATGTAACACTTGGAAATATACTTGGTGGAATGGCTATTGGACTACCTTTATACTTCTGCTATTACAAAAAACAAGCTTAG
- a CDS encoding 2-hydroxyacyl-CoA dehydratase: protein MNKNCKVLIPMMMDIHFDLIAGVLKNEGYDVEVLKTDHRGIVEEGLKSVHNDMCYPALLVIGQFIDALKSGKYDTNNVALLLTQTGGGCRASNYIHLLRKALEKNNFHNVKVWSLNFEGLDKKNEFSLSFSGYFNLFYSILYGDLLMSIYHQSVAHEKNPGDSKGILTYWKDKLISEIGKKTFKKLKENYKKIIEKFLTIPRNFEKKKIRVGIVGEIYMKYSPLGNNHLTEYLEKEGAEAVNTGLLDFLLFNLYDTIFDRKIYGRKGIKYYVVKYIVRYIEKKQKEMIDVIKQYKAFIPPSPFTKVIEMTKGYLGHGVKMGEGWLLTAEMLEFIEMGIKNIVCAQPFGCLPNHIIAKGMIRKIKDNHPEANIVAVDYDPGASSVNQENRIRLMLENARMMANEY from the coding sequence ATGAATAAAAATTGTAAGGTTCTTATTCCCATGATGATGGATATTCATTTTGACTTAATAGCAGGTGTCTTAAAAAATGAAGGATATGATGTTGAAGTATTAAAAACAGATCATAGGGGAATTGTTGAAGAAGGATTAAAAAGTGTTCATAATGATATGTGTTATCCAGCACTTCTTGTGATTGGACAATTTATTGATGCTTTAAAAAGTGGAAAATATGATACAAATAATGTAGCTTTATTACTTACACAAACAGGAGGAGGGTGTAGAGCTTCTAACTATATTCATTTGCTTCGTAAAGCATTGGAAAAAAATAATTTTCATAATGTAAAAGTATGGTCTTTAAACTTTGAAGGACTGGATAAGAAAAATGAATTTTCTCTTTCTTTTTCTGGCTATTTTAATCTTTTTTATAGTATTTTATATGGGGATCTTTTGATGTCTATCTATCATCAATCTGTAGCACATGAAAAAAATCCAGGAGATAGTAAAGGGATTTTAACTTATTGGAAAGATAAATTAATTTCAGAAATAGGCAAGAAAACTTTTAAAAAGTTAAAAGAAAACTATAAAAAAATAATAGAAAAATTCTTAACAATTCCTAGAAACTTTGAAAAGAAAAAAATTAGAGTGGGTATTGTGGGAGAAATTTATATGAAATACTCTCCTTTAGGAAATAATCATTTAACAGAGTATTTAGAAAAAGAAGGAGCAGAGGCAGTTAATACAGGACTTCTTGATTTCTTATTATTTAATCTATATGATACTATTTTTGACAGAAAAATTTATGGAAGAAAAGGAATTAAATATTATGTTGTCAAATATATAGTAAGATATATAGAAAAAAAACAAAAAGAAATGATAGATGTTATAAAACAATATAAAGCTTTTATTCCACCATCTCCTTTTACTAAAGTAATAGAAATGACAAAGGGATACTTAGGACATGGTGTAAAAATGGGAGAAGGATGGTTATTGACAGCAGAAATGTTAGAATTTATTGAAATGGGAATAAAAAATATTGTTTGTGCTCAACCATTTGGTTGTCTACCAAATCATATCATTGCAAAAGGAATGATTAGAAAAATTAAAGATAATCATCCTGAAGCAAATATTGTTGCAGTAGATTATGATCCTGGAGCTAGCTCTGTCAATCAAGAAAATAGAATTCGTTTAATGTTGGAAAATGCAAGAATGATGGCAAATGAATATTAA